The Bradyrhizobium sp. B097 genome contains the following window.
GTCGATCTCGCCACCGAGATCGGCAAGGACGCCGGTTTCTCGGTGCAGATCGAGCCGATGCAGTTCTCGGCGCTGATCCCCTCGCTGACCGCGAACAAGATCGACATCATTGCCGCCGCGATGTTCGCCACCGCCGCGCGCAAGGAGGTGATCGACTTCTCCGAGCCGGTCTACACCTATGGCGAGGGCCTCGTGGTGCCGAAGTCCGACGCCAAGGCCTATGCCACGCAGGAGGATCTGAAGGGCACCGTGGTCGGCGCCCAGGTCGGCACCGCGTTCGTCGATGCGCTGAAGAAGACCGGGCTGTTCAGCGAGGTCAAGGTCTACGACACCATTCCCGACATCCTGCGCGACGTGAATGCCGGCCGCCTCAAGGCCGGCTTCGCCGACTATCCGATCCTCGCCTACAATCTGCAGCAGGGCAATTTCGCCGACGTCCGGCTGGTCGACGGCTACAAGCCCGTCACCGTCGGCACGGTCGCGATCGGCATCCGCAAGAGCGACACCGAGCTCTTGGCCAAGATCAACGCCTCGCTGGCGAAGCTGAAGGCCAACGGCACGATCGCGAAGATCCTGGAGAAATGGGGCCAGAAGGCCAGCGCGTCGTGATGCGCGCATGTTGCTATTGGGCTTGGCGGGCCACTCGAGATCAGTGATCCGTCACCCTGAGGAGCGCGTAGCGCGTCTCGAAGGGTCGACGGCCGCCAGCCGGGCCGATTCATCCTTCGAGACGCGGCGAAGGCGCCGCTCCTCAGGATGACGGGGACGTATTCGAGGGACTGGATACATTCTACCGATGCAAAAATTCTTCCATGACGCCGTCGAGTTCGTGCCGATCCTGTTGCAGGGTGTCTGGCTGACCATCGTCGTCACCGTCGGCTCGCTGTTGCTGTCGACCGTGCTTGGGCTGGTCTGGGCGCTGATGCGGGTGTCCGGCATCGGCATTCTCGTCGGCCTCAGCGCGGCGCTGATCAATGTGATCCGCGGCATCCCGATCATCGTGCTGCTGTTCTACATCTATTTCGTGATGCCCGATTTCGGCATCGCGCTGTCGGCGCTGCAGGCCGCGATCATCGGGCTCGGCATCGCCTACTCGGCCTATCAGGCGGAGAATTTCCGCGCCGGCATCGAGGCGATCGACAAGGGGCAGATCGAGGCGGCGCAGACCATCGGGATGGGCTGGTGGCTCACCATGCGCCGCGTGGTGCTGCCGCAGGCGGTCAGGATCATCCTGCCGCCTTACGGCAACATCATGATCATGATGCTGAAGGATTCCTCACAGGCCTCCACGATCACCGTCGCCGAGCTCGCGCTGCAGGGCAAGCTGATCGCCTCCTCGACCTTCAAGAACACCAGCGTGTTCACCCTGGTAGCGCTGATGTACCTCACCATGAGCATTCCGCTCATCCTGCTGGTTCGGCACTTCGAGAACAAGGCGAACCGCAAATGATCGAGCTCAACGACGTCCACAAGAGCTTCGGCAAGGTCGAGGTGCTCAAGGGCATCACCGCCTCGGTCGCCAAGAGCGAGGTGGTCTGCATCATCGGCCCGTCGGGCTCCGGCAAGTCGACCATCCTGCGCTGCATCAACGGGCTCGAGAGCTACGATCGCGGCGAGATCAGCGTCGAAGGCGCGCGCGTCGATCAGGGCGACCGCTCGATCGTGGCGATCCGCACCCAGGTCTCGATGGTGTTCCAGCGCTTCAACCTGTTTCCGCATCGCACCGCGCTCGAGAACGTTATCGAGGGGCCGCTCTACGTGAAGAAGGAGTCGCGCGAGCAGGCGCTCGCTCGCGGCCGCGCGTTGCTGGCGCAGGTCGGCCTCGCCGACAAGGCCGAAGTGCATCCGCCAAAGCTCTCCGGCGGCCAGCAGCAGCGCGTCGCGATCGCGCGGGCGCTGGCGATGCAGCCGAAAGCGATCCTGTTCGACGAGCCGACCTCGGCGCTCGATCCGGAACTGGTCGGCGAAGTGCTCTCGGTGATGCGCAAGCTCGCCGACGACGGCATGACCATGGTCGTCGTCACCCATGAGATGGGCTTTGCCCGCGACGTCGCCGACCGCGTGCTGTTCATCGATGGTGGCGTCATCGTCGAGCAGGGCGCCGCCAAATCCGTCCTCAACCAACCGCAGCACCCGCGCACCCAGGATTTCCTGCGCCGCGTGCTGCATCCGTTGTGATCGACAATGACGTTTGCTCTTACTGTCGCCTCATCGGAAGTGCGCTCCCTCTCCCGCTTGCGGGGGAGGGTTGGGGTGGGGGTCTCGCCACGAGTCAGAGCCTTCGGGGGGAGAGCCCCCACCCGGATTGCATCTCCGATGCAATCCGACCTCCCCCGCAAGCGGGAGAGGTGAGTGAGTCCGCGGACATGCCGTTCGGCACAACATCCATTCTAGTTCGGTATCCTACATGACCTCTTCGCTGCCACCGAGCCTCTACGCCGACACCGCGGTGGAAGCGACGCCGACGCCGCCGCTGACATCGGACAAGAGCGTGCCGGTCGCGATCATCGGCGGCGGGTTCACCGGCCTGTCGACCGCGCTGCACCTTGCCGAGCAGGGCGTGCTCGCGACCGTGCTGGAGGCACAGGAGCCGGGCTGGGGCGCCTCCGGCAACAATGGCGGCCAGACCAATCCCGGGCTGAAGCACGACCCGGATCAGATCGAAGCGGATTTCGGCGCCGATCTCGGCCGCCGCATGATCGAGTTCTCCTACGGTACCACCAACTTCACGCACGACCTGATCCGTCGCTACCAGATTCCCTGCGAGGCGCGGCAGAACG
Protein-coding sequences here:
- a CDS encoding ABC transporter substrate-binding protein, giving the protein MSFQRLVHAAVAALALALSAPSGAQQVLKVGSTPTGIPFTFLDTKTNSIQGIMVDLATEIGKDAGFSVQIEPMQFSALIPSLTANKIDIIAAAMFATAARKEVIDFSEPVYTYGEGLVVPKSDAKAYATQEDLKGTVVGAQVGTAFVDALKKTGLFSEVKVYDTIPDILRDVNAGRLKAGFADYPILAYNLQQGNFADVRLVDGYKPVTVGTVAIGIRKSDTELLAKINASLAKLKANGTIAKILEKWGQKASAS
- a CDS encoding amino acid ABC transporter ATP-binding protein, with the translated sequence MIELNDVHKSFGKVEVLKGITASVAKSEVVCIIGPSGSGKSTILRCINGLESYDRGEISVEGARVDQGDRSIVAIRTQVSMVFQRFNLFPHRTALENVIEGPLYVKKESREQALARGRALLAQVGLADKAEVHPPKLSGGQQQRVAIARALAMQPKAILFDEPTSALDPELVGEVLSVMRKLADDGMTMVVVTHEMGFARDVADRVLFIDGGVIVEQGAAKSVLNQPQHPRTQDFLRRVLHPL
- a CDS encoding amino acid ABC transporter permease yields the protein MQKFFHDAVEFVPILLQGVWLTIVVTVGSLLLSTVLGLVWALMRVSGIGILVGLSAALINVIRGIPIIVLLFYIYFVMPDFGIALSALQAAIIGLGIAYSAYQAENFRAGIEAIDKGQIEAAQTIGMGWWLTMRRVVLPQAVRIILPPYGNIMIMMLKDSSQASTITVAELALQGKLIASSTFKNTSVFTLVALMYLTMSIPLILLVRHFENKANRK